In Streptomyces sp. NBC_00306, a single genomic region encodes these proteins:
- a CDS encoding serine hydrolase domain-containing protein has product MPLPRRSPLRLSAAALLTAAALAGLMSAPARAADPAGSDHDRALQRQLRQLIAAPGGPPGIIAVLRRDGRSEVHRAGVAEIGTDRPVRVSDHMRIASTAKAFSGAVSLRLVDRGKLRLDSTIGRVLPRLPRAWHRVTLRQLLNHTSGLPDYSEDREFLELLAADPRRRFDSRRLLDFVAGEPLRFRPGSRYRYSNSDNIAVALMAEAVTGRRYEDLLARLVYRPLGLRDTSLPQGYELPEPYLHGYDVTPPDPPEDVSEVLSASGIWASGGIVSTPRDMTAFVRGYAGGRLISARTLREQRRWVAGASEPAGPGANKAGLAIFRYATRCGVVYGHTGNFPGYTQLIAATADGRRSLTFSITTQVNRLNKPELLEQLRDVQEDFVCELLRR; this is encoded by the coding sequence GTGCCGCTGCCCCGACGCTCGCCGCTTCGTCTGTCCGCCGCCGCCCTGCTGACCGCCGCCGCTCTCGCCGGGCTGATGTCCGCGCCCGCCCGCGCCGCCGACCCCGCCGGCTCCGACCACGACCGCGCGCTGCAACGGCAGTTGCGGCAACTGATCGCCGCCCCGGGCGGGCCGCCCGGCATCATCGCCGTCCTCCGGCGCGACGGCCGCTCGGAGGTCCACCGCGCCGGTGTCGCCGAGATCGGCACGGACCGGCCGGTCCGGGTGAGCGACCACATGCGGATCGCCAGTACGGCCAAGGCGTTCAGCGGAGCGGTCTCCCTCCGCCTCGTCGACCGCGGGAAGCTGCGCCTGGACTCCACCATCGGCAGGGTGCTGCCCCGGCTGCCGCGCGCCTGGCACCGGGTCACGCTGCGGCAGTTGCTCAACCACACGAGCGGCCTCCCGGACTACTCCGAGGACCGTGAGTTCCTGGAGCTCCTGGCCGCGGACCCGCGGCGGCGCTTCGACTCCCGCCGGCTGCTCGACTTCGTCGCCGGCGAGCCGCTCCGGTTCCGGCCGGGCTCGCGGTACCGGTACTCCAACTCCGACAACATCGCCGTGGCCCTGATGGCGGAGGCGGTCACGGGCCGGCGCTACGAGGACCTGCTCGCCCGTCTTGTGTACCGCCCGCTCGGTCTGCGCGACACCAGCCTTCCGCAGGGCTACGAGCTGCCCGAGCCGTACCTGCACGGCTACGACGTCACCCCGCCGGACCCGCCGGAGGACGTCTCCGAGGTGCTCAGCGCGTCCGGCATCTGGGCGTCCGGCGGCATCGTCTCGACACCGCGGGACATGACGGCGTTCGTCCGCGGCTACGCGGGCGGCCGGCTGATCTCGGCGCGGACGCTGCGCGAACAGCGGCGCTGGGTCGCGGGCGCGTCGGAGCCGGCGGGGCCGGGCGCGAACAAGGCCGGTCTCGCGATCTTCCGCTACGCGACACGGTGCGGGGTGGTGTACGGCCACACCGGCAACTTCCCCGGCTACACGCAGCTGATCGCGGCGACGGCCGACGGCAGGAGGTCGCTGA